A stretch of the Aspergillus puulaauensis MK2 DNA, chromosome 6, nearly complete sequence genome encodes the following:
- the rbd2 gene encoding rhomboid protease family protein RBD2 (COG:T;~EggNog:ENOG410PH0G;~InterPro:IPR022764,IPR035952;~MEROPS:MER0034660;~PFAM:PF01694;~TransMembrane:6 (i20-41o73-92i104-123o129-146i166-183o189-210i);~go_component: GO:0016021 - integral component of membrane [Evidence IEA];~go_function: GO:0004252 - serine-type endopeptidase activity [Evidence IEA]), with protein sequence MASPAALPPLPFNPSRVRSYVLRLPLFTRLVILAIIVFWLLELQTVWSVVQWGSVIPDEMNFRTMYRTNTYPFIHTGFFHALLNLLAVTPLLERFEAEHGTLTAIALFMGPLSTFPAGIYILIEKFILHSNNAIVGSSVWVFLLFASEAIRTFKSNPYFSIGNYKIPTWTSPLVVCVVVSMLVSDTSFLGHLCAIAIGYLLGLGYLKVLVPPEKILRWIEGKLNLLGRLPHYVSVDQKTYGRFGVLPTSAAPAGERGTPMSFVGSSQRLGTA encoded by the exons ATGgcatctccagctgctttACCCCCGTTACCATTCAACCCTTCTAGGGTCCGATCCTACGTCCTCCGCCTGCCACTGTTCACACGGCTCGTTATCCTCGCTATAATCGTGTTTTGGTTGCTTGAGCTGCAAACCGTTTGGAGTGTTGTACAATGGGGTTCTGTGATCCCGGATGAGATGAATTTCCGTACCA TGTACCGAACCAACACTTACCCGTTCATCCACACGGGTTTCTTCCATGCCTTGCTCAACCTGCTGGCTGTGACGCCTTTACTTGAGCGCTTCGAAGCTGAGCACGGAACTTTGACTGCTATTGCCTTGTTCATGGGAC ctCTCTCTACGTTCCCCGCGGGTATCTATATCTTGATTGAAAAGTTCATTCTGCATAGTAATAATGCCATTGTCGGTTCAAG TGTCTGggtgtttcttcttttcgcttCCGAGGCTATTAGGACCTTCAAGTCCAACCCCTACTTCAG TATTGGCAATTACAAAATCCCTACGTGGACTTCCCCACTGGTGGTGTGCGTGGTTGTCTCAATGCTAGTTTCCGACACGAGCTTCCTCGGCCACCTATGCGCTATCGCCATTGGGTATCTGC TCGGCCTCGGTTATCTGAAAGTGCTTGTTCCCCCTGAGAAGATCTTGAGATGGATCGAAGGAAAGCTGAACCTCCTGGGACGACTGCCGCACTACGTATCCGTCGACCAAAAGACATACGGTCGCTTTGGAGTCCTTCCAACCAGCGCCGCGCCTGCAGGTGAACGAGGAACGCCAATGTCGTTCGTCGGGTCGTCGCAGCGTCTGGGGACTGCATAA
- the GAA1 gene encoding GPI-anchor transamidase subunit GAA1 (BUSCO:EOG092619GP;~COG:O;~EggNog:ENOG410PGB3;~InterPro:IPR007246;~PFAM:PF04114;~TransMembrane:8 (i21-42o387-407i459-479o491-510i522-539o545-563i575-598o618-638i);~go_component: GO:0016021 - integral component of membrane [Evidence IEA];~go_component: GO:0042765 - GPI-anchor transamidase complex [Evidence IEA]), whose protein sequence is MALKSSIRNLRNNPTFLFVRLPYILSFLCIVAGVIWLFLLPLNDYSRRTYISENALLPGQVHAYFSGSEQHIFRGYKKELEGLLGRNVGNNGGDEVQGQGEEQEQKNEERTPVISEKIQSILKASGLKVATQGYEYTSSGITHQGENIYAIIQAPRGDATEAIVLVAAWKTVDGELNLNGVTLGLTLARYFKRWSLWSKDIIFVFPPDSKSGTQAWVDAYHDMQPDTVQPLPLKSGALQGGLVVEYPFDHRFENLHIVYDGVNGQLPNLDLFNTAVSIAGGQMGIGARLQEMWEHNGKYEKRLQTMLRGMVKQGLGYAAGAHSSFMPYHIDAITLQTKGNGWQDEMALGRTVEGLCRSLNNLLEHLHQSFFFYLLMQTHRFVSIGTYLPSAMLIAGNFTIMAIALWIRTGYYKGPVGSSKPAAEPRDEKTSEKGKTPLVPEDQVSNAQDPTSTATERQLALPLTLVVGLHLLGLVPLYIFNNLSHETYPLATYTSIATNAILPLTLAPLLSRNTTTAQQTHLIKSLSLLLLGLFLSTLATLNFSLSFMIGLLCAPLSFVHRFSTESKPVRYALSSLTLVFLNILSPPIVLLAGCAYFGADVETVLTEAAFGWDVWGMWTQVVVWCVWWPAWVVGGAVVGSSLF, encoded by the exons ATGGCTTTGAAAT CCTCAATCCGCAATCTGCGGAACAACCccaccttcctcttcgtccggCTCCCGTACATCCTCTCGTTCCTGTGCATTGTCGCCGGCGTGATCTGGCTTTTCCTTCTGCCCCTCAACGACTACTCCCGCAGGACCTATATCTCCGAGAACGCGCTCTTGCCGGGCCAGGTCCATGCGTATTTTTCGGGTAGCGAGCAGCATATTTTTCGCGGGTATAAGAAGGAACTTGAGGGATTATTAGGGAGGAATGTTGGTAATAACGGTGGTGACGAGGTGCAGGGACAGGGAGAGGAACAGGAGCAGAAGAACGAGGAACGAACTCCGGT GATCTCGGAGAAGATACAGTCGATCCTGAAAGCCAGCGGGCTGAAGGTCGCAACGCAGGGCTACGAGTATACCTCTTCAGGAATCACGCACCAGGGGGAGAACATCTATGCTATCATCCAAGCGCCGCGCGGAGACGCGACTGAGGCTATTGTTCTCGTTGCAGCTTGGAAGACCGTGGATGGCGAGTTGAATCTCAATGGGGTTACGCTTGGGCTGACTCTTGCAAGGTATTTCAAGC GCTGGTCTCTATGGTCGAAGGATATCATTTTCGTGTTTCCGCCTGATAGTAAGTCGGGCACTCAGGCGTGGGTGGACGCATACCATGATATGCAGCCGGATACTGTtcagcctctgcctctgaaGAGTGGTGCTCTGCAGGGAGGTCTGGTGGTCGAGTATCCGTTCGACCACCGCTTCGAGAACTTGCACATTGTGTACGATGGAGTCAACGGTCAACTACCGAACTTGGATCTCTTCAACACTGCTGTCTCGATAGCCGGTGGGCAGATGGGGATCGGAGCCCGGCTACAAGAAATGTGGGAGCACAATGGCAAATATGAGAAGCGGCTTCAAACCATGCTGAGAGGGATGGTTAAACAAGGTCTCGGATACGCTGCTGGGGCCCATAGCAGCTTTATGCCGTACCATATCGACGCTATCACGCTTCAGACCAAGGGCAACGGCTGGCAAGATGAGATGGCGCTGGGCCGCACCGTGGAGGGTCTATGTCGCAGTCTCAATAATCTCCTGGAACATCTGCACCAgagtttcttcttctacctTCTCATGCAGACCCACCGGTTCGTCAGTATCGGTACTTACCTTCCCAGCGCCATGCTCATTGCTGGTAACTTCaccatcatggccatcgccTTGTGGATACGAACTGGCTATTACAAGGGTCCCGTCGGCTCGTCAAAACCTGCCGCTGAGCCTCGCGATGAGAAAACAAGTGAAAAGGGGAAGACACCGCTCGTTCCTGAGGACCAAGTCTCGAATGCACAGGATCCTACCAGTACAGCTACGGAACGTCAGCTCGCGCTGCCACTCACGCTTGTCGTCGGTCTACACCTACTAGGTCTCGTCCCACTTTACATCTTCAACAATCTCTCTCATGAG ACCTACCCCCTTGCAACCTACACCTCAATAGCCACAAACGCCATCCTCCCACTAACCCTCGCCCCCCTCCTCTCCCGaaacaccacaacagcaCAACAAACCCACCTCATAAaatccctctccctcctcctcctgggcctcttcctctcaaCCCTTGCAACCCTCAACTTCAGTCTCTCCTTCATGATCGGCCTCCTCTGCGCCCCTCTATCCTTCGTGCACCGCTTCAGCACCGAATCAAAGCCTGTGCGCTACGccctctccagcctcacCCTGGTGTTCCTGAATATCCTCTCCCCGCCGATCGTTCTGCTGGCCGGGTGTGCGTATTTCGGGGCCGATGTTGAGACCGTCCTTACCGAAGCGGCGTTCGGGTGGGATGTTTGGGGCATGTGGACGCAGGTTGTTGTTTGGTGTGTTTGGTGGCCTGCTTGGGTTGTTGGTGGCGCGGTTGTGGGGAGTTCGCTGTTTTAA
- the RPN9 gene encoding proteasome regulatory particle lid subunit RPN9 (COG:O;~EggNog:ENOG410PF9I;~InterPro:IPR036390,IPR000717,IPR035298,IPR040798;~PFAM:PF18261,PF01399), which translates to MENQKISDFLADQLQQAPEQHQASFLSFEDFWERKLWHQLTNALVDFFRLPESAPQRLPIFKTFVLSFADRINQLNFVSLGLMASTECADDQERLSFLTSLADKVNKPDSQDAYIYALAELANVKQRLQNLDGAQKDLDTCQRVLDSFDAVETVVHASFYKVNADYYHAKEEFASFYKNALLYLACISLEDIPESERVSRAYNLSVAALVSDSIYNFGELLLHPILDSLADTPHTWLRDLLFAFNRGDLTAYDVLAGNVSKNQFLHSHRFFLYQKISLSALTEMVFRRPPHDRNLTFASISAETKVQPGEIEHLVMKALSLGLLKGAIDQVGQVAQINWVQPKVLDMKQIDGMRNRLKDWDAGVNQLGHWIEGVGKDVWAA; encoded by the exons ATGGAGAACCAGAAGATCTCCGATTTCCTCGCcgaccagctgcagcaagCTCCCGAACAGCACCAGGCGTCGTTCCTGAGCTTCGAAGACTTCTGGGAGCGAAAGCTATGGCACCAGCTCACCAATGCCTTGGTTGATTTCTTCCGTCTACCAGAGAGTGCTCCCCAGCGGTTACCGATATTCAAGACCTTTGTTCTGAGCTTCGCGGACCGGATCAACCAGCTCAACTTTGTCtcgttggggttgatggcgTCAACAGAGTGCGCAG ATGACCAAGAACGACTATCCTTCCTCACATCACTCGCCGATAAGGTGAACAAACCAGACTCACAAGACGCTTATATCTACGCCCTTGCGGAGCTCGCCAACGTCAAACAACGGCTTCAGAATTTGGATGGAGCACAGAAGGATCTAGATACATGCCAGAGAGTCCTGGACTCGTTCGATGCGGTCGAGACTGTCGTACATGCGTCATTTTACAAAGTCAACGCCGACTACTATCAC GCCAAAGAAGAATTTGCCTCCTTCTACAAAAATGCCCTTCTTTACCTTGCTTGCATCAGCCTAGAGGATATCCCCGAATCCGAGCGAGTTTCCCGCGCCTACAACCTGAGTGTCGCCGCTCTCGTCTCAGACTCCATCTACAACTTTGGAGAACTCCTTCTTCATCCAATCCTGGATTCCCTGGCAGATACGCCACACACCTGGCTCCGAGACCTTCTCTTCGCCTTTAACCGTGGTGACCTAACCGCCTATGACGTCCTCGCGGGCAACGTGTCCAAGAACCAGTTCCTCCACTCCCACCGCTTCTTCCTATACCAGAAGATCTCGCTTTCGGCACTGACGGAAATGGTGTTCCGCCGCCCACCGCACGACCGCAACTTGACCTTCGCGTCCATCTCCGCAGAGACGAAGGTGCAGCCCGGGGAGATCGAACACTTGGTTATGAAGGCGCTGTCGCTGGGACTGCTGAAGGGTGCTATTGACCAGGTTGGCCAGGTTGCTCAGATCAACTGGGTGCAGCCCAAGGTGCTGGATATGAAACAGATTGACGGTATGCGAAATAGATTGAAGGACTGGGATGCTGGTGTTAACCAGCTGGGTCACTGGATCGAGGGTGTAGGCAAGGATGTGTGGGCTGCATAA
- a CDS encoding class I SAM-dependent methyltransferase (COG:H;~EggNog:ENOG410PRGW;~InterPro:IPR025714,IPR029063;~PFAM:PF13649,PF13489,PF01209,PF08242,PF08241, PF13847) codes for MTTDFAEKNRQVFEKQSRTYRSEFGKVVETLINVVKHKRTWVSDTWTDTEAGKGKEIKVLEYACGPGHISLALAPYATRVIGMDISDGMIDEFNKNIREEGRSDNVVGIKANILSDSPPAEVSGPEYFDFDVLVVSMATHHFEHPGQALSRLSERLKEGGIMMIVDLVPEELPDHGMHQMGDVVHTISKHGFSLEEMRTMYGDAGVKTGFKYQVIDEPLVFTKNGNTFEKTIFIARGQK; via the exons ATGACTACCGACTTCGCCGAGAAGAACCGTCAGGTTTTTGA AAAACAATCTCGTACCTACCGGTCCGAGTTCGGCAAAGTAGTGGAAACGTTGATCAACGTTGTCAAACACAAGCGTACCTGGGTCAGTGATACATGGACCGACACCGAGGcaggaaagggaaaagagaTCAAGGTGCTTGAGTATGCTTGCGGCCCTGGTCATATATCTTTG GCACTGGCACCGTATGCCACTCGTGTAATCGGCATGGATATCTCGGATGGCATGATCGATGAGTTCAACAAAAATATTCGCGAAGAAGGTCGTTCAGATAACGTAGTCGGAATCAAGGCCAATATTCTTTCGGACTCACCGCCGGCTGAAGTCTCGGGGCCTGAGTACTTCGACTTTGACGTCTTGGTTGTCAGTATGGCTACTCACCATTTTGAACACCCCGGACAAGCCTTGAGCCGCCTGAGTGAGAGGTTGAAGGAAGGAGGAATAATGATGATTGTGGATTTAGTCCCAGAAGAACTTCCTGACCACGGAATGCATCAAATGGGAGACGTTGTCCACACAATTTCGAAACACGGGTTCAGCCTTGAGGAGATGCGGACAATGTACGGAGACGCAGGAGTCAAGACGGGGTTCAAGTATCAGGTTATCGACGAGCCATTGGTGTTTACCAAGAACGGAAACACATTCGAGAAGACCATTTTCATCGCTCGGGGCCAGAAATGA
- the NUO40 gene encoding complex I NDUFA9 subunit family protein (COG:C;~EggNog:ENOG410PFC2;~InterPro:IPR036291,IPR001509;~PFAM:PF13460,PF05368;~go_function: GO:0003824 - catalytic activity [Evidence IEA]) produces the protein MFTNESIFNGLFDELGLASWSRADRLLPEVNEFRPHQRPLAELRALLLSALTWCLTMQKCRAINPVLGSRAFVPTPVQFQVQRRFLQDVSITRTGKPLLKVQGGRSSLGGHTATVFGATGFLGRYIVHKLATQGCTVVVPYREEMMKRHLKVTGDLGRVVFIEYDLRNTQSIEESVRHSDVVYNLVGRDYPTKNFSYNDVHVDGTERIAEAVAKYDIDRFIHVSSYNADKNSPSEFFATKGWGEEVARSIYPETTLVRPAPMFGFEDRLLHRLASATNLFTANHLQQRFWPVHAIDVGTALERMLHDDTTAASTFELYGPKEYSPAEIAPFVDREIVKRRRHINVPKRILKPAAHLLNKYLWWPTMSADEVEREFIDQHIDPTAKTFKDLDIEPAELSELTFHYLKGYRSASYYDLPPATERERAEEKKYVHVLDDQ, from the exons ATGTTCACAAA TGAATCGATCTTTAATGGCCTGTTTGACGAATTAGGACTAGCGTCGTGGTCCCGTGCCGACAGATTGCTCCCGGAGGTGAACGAGTTTCGACCTCATCAACGACCGCTTGCCGAGCTTCGCGCCCTCCTTCTCTCAGCTCTAACTTGGTGTT TGACCATGCAGAAGTGCAGGGCCATCAACCCCGTGCTAGGGTCCAGGGCGTTCGTCCCCACCCCAGTCCAATTCCAGGTTCAACGCCGGTTTCTTCAAGATGTCTCTATTACCAGGACTGGAAAGCCTCTCCTGAAGGTCCAGGGTGGAAG GTCATCCCTCGGAG GACACACCGCGACCGTCTTCGGTGCTACCGGTTTCTTGGGTCGTTACATTGTCCACAAACTCG CTACGCAGGGATGTACTGTTGTCGTTCCCTACCGTGAGGAGATGATGAAACGTCATCTCAAGGTTACCGGTGATCTCGGAAGAGTCGTTTTCATT GAATACGACCTCCGCAACACCCAGTCGATCGAGGAAAGTGTCCGCCACTCCGACGTCGTCTACAACCTTGTTGGTCGTGACTACCCTACCAA GAACTTCTCATACAACGACGTGCACGTCGACGGTACCGAGCGCATCGCCGAGGCTGTCGCCAAGTACGATATTGACCGATTCATTCACGTCTCCTCGTACAACGCCGACAAGAACTCTCCCTCCGAGTTCTTCGCCACGAAG GGATGGGGTGAGGAAGTAGCACGCTCTATCTACCCAGAAACCACTCTTGTCCGACCCGCCCCCATGTTTGGGTTCGAGGACAGACTTCTTCACAGACTTGCCAGTGCGACTAACCTGTTTACTGCGAACCACCTCCAGCAACGCTTCTGGCCCGTCCAC GCGATCGATGTTGGTACCGCCCTTGAGCGCATGCTACACGACGATACCACCGCCGCTTCGACCTTTGAGCTGTACGGCCCGAAGGAATACTCGCCCGCTGAGATCGCCCCGTTCGTCGACCGCGAAATCGTCAAGCGTCGCCGCCACATCAACGTTCCCAAGCGCATCCTGAAGCCGGCCGCTCATCTCCTGAACAAGTACCTCTGGTGGCCCACCATGAGCGCCGACGAAGTTGAGCGGGAGTTTATCGACCAGCACATCGACCCGACTGCCAAGACGTTCAAGGACCTCGACATCGAGCCCGCTGAGCTGTCTGAACTCACTTTCCACTACCTG AAAGGTTACCGAAGCGCATCGTACTACGACTTGCCTCCGGCTACCGAGCGGGAGcgggcggaagagaagaagtaCGTGCACGTTCTCGACGACCAGTAG
- a CDS encoding uroporphyrinogen-III synthase HEM4 (BUSCO:EOG092634MM;~COG:H;~EggNog:ENOG410PK2G;~InterPro:IPR003754,IPR036108,IPR039793;~PFAM:PF02602;~go_function: GO:0004852 - uroporphyrinogen-III synthase activity [Evidence IEA];~go_process: GO:0006780 - uroporphyrinogen III biosynthetic process [Evidence IEA];~go_process: GO:0033014 - tetrapyrrole biosynthetic process [Evidence IEA]) has product MPSTKQNHILLLKTKSSPHDGYDEFFSARNIKPTFIPVLTHAFHDQNLKQIKDLLESGGLNPGHGRQYGGLIFTSQRAVEAFADLLNKVDRSILETSSKNLPLYTVGPATARSLTSLRDTYLPHATIHGEASGTGEVLAGEILEHYNSLFPTSSSSQSDTATKPPLLFLVGETRRDIIPKTLMGEQTPAEKRIGVEEVVVYETGVVEGFGADFEGVLGGLLHESDTGVCSGRGDDGGVIWIVVFSPTGCDAMVRVLKQELERAGEGERRRVFLATIGPTTRDHLINKCGFQPDVCAAKPSPEGVGAGIEDFMKKLG; this is encoded by the exons ATGCCTTCAACCAAGCAAAACCACATCCTCCTGCTAAAAACCAAGTCCTCCCCGCACGACGGCTACGACGAGTTCTTCTCCGCGCGCAACATCAAACCAACCTTCATTCCCGTCCTCACACACGCCTTCCACGACCAGAACCTAAAGCAAATCAAAGACCTTCTCGAAAGCGGCGGTCTGAACCCGGGGCATGGGCGCCAATATGGCGGGCTAATATTTACCTCGCAGCGGGCCGTGGAGGCCTTCGCGgatctattaaataaagtcGACC GATCCATACTAGAAACATCCTCAAAGAACCTCCCCCTCTACACCGTCGGCCCCGCAACAGCACGCTCCTTGACATCCCTCCGAGATACATACCTTCCACACGCAACAATCCACGGCGAGGCCTCGGGGACAGGAGAGGTTCTAGCCGGTGAGATACTAGAACATTACAATAGTCTCTTCCctacatcgtcatcgtcacAATCAGACACGGCTACAAAGCCTCCACTCCTCTTCCTGGTCGGCGAAACGCGACGAGATATTATTCCTAAGACGCTGATGGGTGAGCAGACGCCCGCGGAGAAGAGaatcggtgttgaggaggtGGTTGTCTATGAGACGGGGGTTGTGGAGGGGTTCGGTGCGGATTTTGAGGGGGTCCTGGGTGGTCTCCTCCATGAATCAGATACCGGTGTTTGTTCTGGAAgaggcgatgatggaggggTAATCTGGATTGTTGTATTCTCGCCTACGGGATGTGATGCGATGGTTAGGGTTCTGAAGCAGGAGCTTGAACGAGCTGGTgaaggagagaggaggagggtgtttcTTGCGACGATTGGGCCTACGACGAGGGATCATTTAATCAATAAGTGTGGGTTTCAGCCGGATGTTTGTGCGGCAAAACCGTCGCCGGAGGGGGTTGGGGCGGGGATTGAGGATTTTATGAAGAAGTTGGGATAG
- the PMK1 gene encoding MAP kinase Pmk1 (COG:T;~EggNog:ENOG410PFNJ;~InterPro:IPR000719,IPR011009,IPR008271;~PFAM:PF07714,PF00069;~go_function: GO:0004672 - protein kinase activity [Evidence IEA];~go_function: GO:0005524 - ATP binding [Evidence IEA];~go_process: GO:0006468 - protein phosphorylation [Evidence IEA]): MFCLRTLREMKLLRYFNHENIISILDIQRPRNYESFNEVYLIQELMETDMHRVIRTQDLSDDHCQYFIYQTLRALKAMHSANVLHRDLKPSNLLLNANCDLKVCDFGLARSAASTDDNSGFMTEYVATRWYRAPEIMLTFKEYTKAIDVWSVGCILAEMLSGKPLFPGKDYHHQLTLILDVLGTPTMEDYYGIKSRRAREYIRSLPFKKKIPFKALFPKSNDLALDLLEKLLAFNPTKRISVEEALRHPYLEPYHDPEDEPTAPPIPEGFFDFDKNKDALSKEQLKVLIYEEIMR, from the exons ATGTTTTGTTTGCGCACTTTACGAGAAATGAAGCTGCTCCGGTACTTCAACCACGAGAACATCATTTCAATTTTGGATATCCAAAGACCGCGAAACTATGAGAGTTTCAACGAGGTTTACCTCATTCAG GAATTGATGGAAACAGACATGCACCGTGTTATCCGCACGCAGGACCTGTCGGATGACCACTGCCAATACTTCATTTACCAAACCTTGCGTGCGCTCAAGGCTATGCACTCCGCGAACGTCCTTCACCGTGATCTCAAACCGTCCAATCTTCTCCTTAACGCGAACTGTGACCTTAAGGTCTGCGACTTTGGCCTGGCTCGATCTGCAGCGTCCACCGACGACAACTCGGGTTTCATGACGGAATACGTGGCGACGCGCTGGTACCGCGCCCCCGAAATCATGTTGACGTTTAAAGAATACACAAAGGCCATTGATGTGTGGAGTGTGGGCTGCATCCTTGCAGAGATGCTGAGTGGAAAGCCCCTGTTCCCTGGAAAGGACT ATCACCACCAACTCACCCTAATTTTGGATGTTCTGGGAACTCCCACCATGGAGGACTACTATGGCATTAAATCCCGACGGGCTCGGGAGTATATCCGTTCTCTCCCATTCAAAAAGAAGATTCCATTTAAAGCCTTGTTCCCGAAGAGCAACGACCTGGCGTTAGACTTGTTGGAGAAGCTTTTGGCCTTTAACCCGACGAAGCGAATCTCCGTTGAAGAGGCTCTGCGCCATCCATATCTGGAGCCGTACCACGATCCGGAAGATGAGCCGACGGCGCCCCCAATTCCCGAAGGATTCTTTGATTTCGACAAAAACAAGGATGCTCTTAGCAAGGAGCAGTTGAAGG TCCTGATTTACGAGGAAATCATGCGGTAA